In the genome of Oncorhynchus nerka isolate Pitt River linkage group LG4, Oner_Uvic_2.0, whole genome shotgun sequence, the window TTCTATACAGCAGACAGCCTTGAGATCACCTTATTAGGCGTTATCTGTCCTCAAGTTCAGCCTCGCCTCCTGCAAGGCTGGGTGGGTTATAGCCTACAATATTGTACACACGGGTCTGGTTCTGGCTGGCTGTAGTGTTGCGCAAACTTGGAGGTTCGAGACCGCTTGTGGTGTTGTAGAATAAACGTTGGAAGATGTAATTGGTGTACGAGGAGGGTATTGAGCACCCATGGTGAGTTATTTGAATTGGTATTTTCATGTATAGAATTTAAAAAACTTTTTTGAGAATGTTAGACAGCCTAATAAAAAGATTTGCGCACGGGTTCTAATTCTGGGTTTGCAATTGCCCCACAGTAAGGATGATAGGAGCTCAGCTGAGAAAACTCAGAAGTGTCTCACCCCACCAGTGCTCTGCTATCGTGGTAATAACGTACTGTCAGTTCACGGTCCTTCTGCCTCCGATGTTAAACGTAGCTTAGACCCAATTGTCATGCTAAAGTGCGCGGTGTCTTTCCTTATTTCATAGCATTCTCACCAAATGTGGTATTAACGCTCTCCCACAGTGTTGGgaaagctactctgaaaatatagttgaCCAATTACTTAACACTGGCAGAAGTTAAGCTACGCTTAAGAAAATATAGTTTACTTAAAGGGGCAGTtgttacatccatttttggacttaaaaATGAATGAtatattgattcttgaagaatacaaCTTATAAATACCTAATGAGCTCAGTTtaactgtcataccccatcagaacccaaaatataagcttgttttactccaattttagtaaacaaagtaaatataaacaaacactatatagccccaaaacatggttaaaactatcattttgatatcattgaTGGTCATTCCCTGCATCCATAGctcagctttttactgaaacagtatgctttgttattgtttctactgctgattgccaCTTTCACTAACATTACTTTGAAAAGCGagttcactacatccaaactactttACGATAAATTATCATATCTAAATATGAAATGTCCtagactacaaattgcaagaacaaatttctctggagtcagatgttaacagaatgtgtaaATTGTCCTATTGAACACACAAACtatgtttcaagtgagaattaggaAAGAAAGGAAATGTCCTACTTCAACCATATtttagtgtgtagttccagtagttagctacaccactacatggcaAAAAAGTCAttaactaccaccaagctacaaaatgtatttaattacTAATTAAACTactcactactccccaacactgctctCTCATCACATCCATTATCTGGTCCCTAGTTGGGGATTTAAAGGAAGGATAGCTCTGGAGCTACAAGGTTGAACAAACAGAGGCACATCCGTTAGTCAGTTAGCCTAACAGATGAAACTGGTTCAGTGTTCAAGGCATGACCCCAGTGTACCAATGTATGACTCTCATAAGGCCCCTAGCTATGGATATAACCCAAATAATGTAAATTATCAACATTGGAGCTAATAAGGCCCCCTACCAACCTGGTTTTCCTTATAGGTTTCCTTTCATGTACCAAACAGGCTCTGAAATGGAGGTGCCCTGTATATGCTGGATGACTGTATATGGTACAGCAGTATTCTCCCTGGGGTGTTGGAAAGAACACACTGTTGACAAGACACAGTAAAAACACTTGAGGCACTGGGCATACTACAACTTGTAGCCACAACATACAACATTGTTACAGTTTTAATGACCCTCACTCACTTAAATGCGACAGACAaatataaacatatatatttttttctctctgcctcagaattgcaggaaattagctttaaaacagcaacattttctcttAGCCACATGTACACCTGTGCACAATCGAGAGGACCATCCTTTCTTACAAACTCTGCTcagcctgtctttctctcttctttccaTTCCCCCTCCTCCGCCTCCCCCTCATCCTAATTCTTGGATGATTTTCATGACATCCATCTCGCTTGTCTGGTCTTTCTGGGCACAACTTGAGAGGGACAGCCATTCTTACAGGCTCTGCCTCAGTCTTTTCTCTGCCTactgtcccccctcctcctcctccttcttggaCAAAGTTCATGATGTCCATCTATCTTGTCTTCCCTTCCTGCCCCCCCTACAGTGTGTCCACAGATGAGATAATGCagatggagaaagacagaaacatCAATCATTGCCATGACAACAGCCAGGCTACGGAGGACAGGGAGCGGGAGAAGCAGTTGGCCAGGAAGAGGCTCTATGTGGTCTCGGCTATTTGCTTGGTCTTCATGATCGGAGAGATCCTGGGTGAGGGGTAAAATGACACATGACTATTGGTTAGCCTGTCGATGAGTTAGTCAGGGACTCTatgtgtctgtcagtcagtcagcactcagttagttagctgttagtcagtcagtcagtcagtcagtcagtcagtcagtcactcactcactcactcactcactcactcactcactcactcactcactcactctcactcactcactcactcactcactcactcactcactcactcactcactcactcacttctctctctctctctctctctctctctctctctctctctctctctctctctctctctcactcctctatcTGTCTGTAGGTGGTTACTTTGCGGGGAGTCTGGCGGTGATGACAGACGCCGCCCACCTGCTGGTAGACTTCGCCAGTTTCATCATCAGCCTGGTGTCTCTGTGGCTCTCGTCCAGACCCGCCACACGCACGCTCAGCTACGGCTGGCATCGTGCAGGTGagatcatcatcctcatcatcattgtTGTCATCATTGTCATCATTTGTCTTtattgtcatcatcatcatcattgtcatcattattgtcattattcatcaacatcatcatcttcatcttCGTCatgatcatcattatcatcataatatgctcatcctcatcatcactaccatcttcaTCAATAATAAATACTTGATGTATCCCAATATCACAAGCCAGTGAATGTTGAAAGCTACTATAAGCCGTCGATAGTATACTCAATGCGTGTGCTTTATACTCTCACATGCTTTCTGGAACAAATAAGTTGAAGTGGAGGGATTTAGTATGTCTATAGAAGAGCATACCTAATGGTTGTTTTAGCGTTGTGATTGTGTATCTTGGTCTTTACAATAGGAACCTGACAAATCATACTTTAAAAAAATCACACGCATCAATTCCCTTTCAGGTGAATAGTACCATGGTTCACTTTTCAACGGGAGTTTTGTAAAACTAGGCTACCTGTGTCTCTTATTGGAGACCTTTCCTCTTGGGTCTCACTATGTGGTACGTCTTGTGCCGGGGACTGCTGGCAAGATCAAATGGGTTTTCCTGCATCTCTTTACTGTCATATATCTGTCCATGACATTTCTATCATTTCTATCTCTGCCTTTCCCTTGATTTAAACATGATGTGttctctttttctcctcttctgtgtgtgtgtgtgtcctctccctctatcctctagaGATCCTGGGCGCTCTCCTCTCGGTGGTGACCATCTGGCTTGTGACAGGTGTGTTGGTCTACCTGGCCGTGCAGCGGCTCATCAGAGATAATTACGAGATCGAGGGGACCATCATGCTCATTACCTCAGGCTGCGCTGTGGTTGCAAACATCATGTGAGTCCACCGACCCGAAACGCAGCCCATTTTTTCAACATTCATGAACTGAAATGTTCATGGGGACATTCAATTCCATTCTTGAATTGACATCTAATTCATCTTCTGGAATTGACGTGGTCTGCTGTTACCATGACTAATATAGTGTTTACAATTGACGACTACTGATGACAGACAAGCTAAGAAACTGATGTGGATTGCCGTGGGTTTTATTCCCTGTAAATAGTATTTTCGGGTTGTTAACGGTTCCCGCTTAGGACTAGATATTAGTGACTCACAAGTGAAAATCAAACCACAATatgtcacactttatttggatagtctgtattttcatactatcaacaaactatctgttaataagcaactgcttgctaaggttactattagggttagggttaggtttagaataatggttagggtaagagttaaggtttgggaaagggttaggataagtgttaaggttagtgttagggttagaactacGTTTAGGGTTAGCAGATACAGTAATTAGTTGAAATATTACTGATAGTCTAGATAGTCCATctatagatgctctacagactatccaaataaagtgttacccaacAGTAGCAAGTAGATGTGACAGTAGCAAGGATATACAAGTATTGTCATGTAAACAGCCTACAGATATCTTCCACAGTATGAAGATTCAATGTTGCAGTAATGCATCCAGGTATAATGCTTTATAACTTGTTGTAAGCCGATATGAACATTTATAATGCCTAATAACATGGCTTTTAATATGTTATGTCGTTCTGAACGTCCTGTGGGCAGTATGGCTTTCACCTTGCACCAGTCCGGGCATGGGCACAGCCACGGGGGCCTCAGTAGCGGGCACAGCCACAGCCACGGCAACAACGACAAGGGCAACCACGGTCACAGCCACGCCGTGAGTGATAGGCACGGGCACAGCAGCAAAAGTAACCACTCACACGGTAACGGTAACCAGGAAAACCATTCCCATGGAAACGGCGATTTGGAGCAGCATGGTGGGGTGGATGAGTTGTCGGAGTCACGACCTCAGGCCAACGCCAGCGTGCGTGCTGCCTTCGTGCACGTGGTGGGagacctgctccagagcatcagCGTGCTGGTCAGCGCCATCATCATCTTCTTCAAGGTCAGTGGTGAGAGAACAACTGGGGTGATATGGGAGGTAGTGGTCAACTGGGGTGATGGTGGAGATAGTGGTCAACTGGGGTGATGTGGGAGATAGTGGTCAACTGGGGGGATGGGAGGGGTAGTGGTCAACTGGGGTGATGGGAGGGGTATTGTTCAGCTGGGGTGATGGGGAGATAGGGGTCAACATTGGTGATGGGAGGGGTAGTGATCAACTGGGGTGATGTGGGAGGTAGTGGTCAACGGGGGTGATGGGGGAGATAGtggtgtcaggatttggccagggttgttccggtttttggtcactagatgcccccattgtgccttttgaccttttgttttcccttgatccccattattatttgcacctgtgcctcgtttcccctgattgtatttaaaccctttgttttcctcagtcctttgttctgtgtttgtatgttagcacccagccctagtactctgtgaactcttgttgatcccggtggactctcttgtggaattctgttttttgttcttgtttgtttgtttttaagtattttttgaggctttttgtgctataccttccaccttgtggatttacctttttgtcttggaggattacctttgttcttgtggaattccttttgaagttgtggagttacatgttttcctgaagaacttcattttttacttcattaaatacatcgtctcaagtactgctgtgtctgcctcatcttctgggttctgccaactattcgtggctcagttggttaagtgactgtttctcactccggagacccgggttcgtaaccgggtcctgacagaaacacagagccaaaaaaatgaacccagaggcagccagttcccaggaccttgttgccaggctgttccaccaccaggagactgtccaacgccacgaagctgccctggttcagcaagaggccttaatggctagacattctcatcttctgtcggagatgctgacttccataaagcagatatctgatcgacttacctcggcaacagttcccgtcccagtacctcagattcacgtacccatggcagttaaccctctggctgaacctcgtcttccacctccccaacggttctcaggtgatccaagtgcttgtaaagggtttctcacccaatgttctctctccttcgagctgcaaccctcgtcgttccccaccgaccggtctaagatcgcatatatcatcaccctgctgtcggaaaagccctggcctgggctactgctgtgtgggatgcccatagttcctgctgtgccagctactctgcctttgctgaggaattcaaatgagtgtttcaaggcccaagcagtggtcctgactcagccaaacagctcctgactctccaccaaggtcggcgcagcgtgacggactatgccatccagttccgcacggtggcagcagcgagtggctggaacaacgaggcgctcactgtgtgctttctgaaaggcctttccgacactatccaagatgaactggccactcgggaaccaccggacaatctcgagtccctgatcaagttggcctcacgcattgaccagcgtctgagagagagaactcaaccgtagacctctagcccctatcagtcccagctccgagtccccacctttatcctcgctggctccaccggaacccatgcagattggacgcatctcccaggctgagagagaccgccggatgagggagcgacgctgtctatattgtggcaaaccgggccatttccgttccacgtgtcccgggctccagggaaacgctctgtcccgtacagaccggggggaactgtaacgggaaacataacctcctcccatccgtccaactcccgtctgctcattccagtcaccctttcctgggacaaccacaagcttcaccttcaagccttggtagactctggagccgcaggtaacttcatggatggtgtctgggcgaaggagaatggcgttccctctgaacctctaagtaaccccatgagggttactacattggatggaagccctttgggatctggacttgtcactcatgtcactacctccttgcgactttcagtttcacaacacaaggaattgatgaactttcatttgatctcctgttccgagttccctctcgtccttggatacccctggcttcacagccataaccctcacatcgactggtctgtgggcactatcaagcagtggggtcctacgtgccaagctacatgtattttcccgaattcccgagttctactcccgagtctttagaatccatcgacctgacccgagttcccgagtgttaccatgacctcaaactggtatttagcaaacagagggccaccatgctaccaccccatagaccttatgattgccccatcgaactgtttccgggcacttgcccccccaggggtcggatcttttccctatctccacccgaacgagctgctatggatacctacatcaaggacgctctggaagcaggcctcatgcgtccatccacctcccggcgggagcagggtttttctttgtggccaagaaagacggtggattacgtccttgcatcgactaccggggactcaatgccataaccgtccgtaacagttacccgctaccccttatggccacagccttcgagctgctccaggaagcagttgttttcactaagcttgacctgcggaacgcataccatcttgtgcggatcagacctggtgacgagtggaagaccgcgttcaacacgcctactggtcactatgaatacttggtgatgcccttcggcctgaccaacgccccagcggtgttccaagcgctcataaacgatgtgcttagggatatgcttaacatatttgtgtttgtttacttggatgacatcctcatcttttcgagctctcttcaagaacacacaaagcatgtcagacaagtactcaaacgcatcctagacagccatctgtacgttaagccggaaaaatgtgaattccattcatcccgagtacaattcctgggatttgtagtggaacccggtcgagtccaaatggaccccaggaaggtaggggcggtagcggattggcccaccccaaatccgttaaggaagttcagcgtttcctgggcttcacaaacttttaccgcaagttcatcaagaacttcagcttggtggcagcccctctctcagctttaaccaagggtggcaatgcaaggtttttgtggggaagagaagctgagacggccttccaaggactcaagcagcgcgtcctctctgctcccatcctgatactaccgactacggatgaaccgtttgtggtggaggtagacgcctcagaggttggtgttggagctgtcctgtctcagaggggtgaagacaagaagcttcatccgtgcgctttcttctcacaccggcttaccccggctgagaggaactacgatgtgggggatcgtgaactcctagcggttaagatggcattgaaggaatggagacactggctcgagggggcatctcacccgtttcaagtgcttacggaccacaaaaatctggagtatatccagcaggcgaagcggttgaactctagacaagctagatggtctcttttcttcaatcgattccagtttatcctcacctatcggcccgggtcgaagaatctcaaaccggatgccctgtcccgagtctacgctcctgccattctagatgacacggacatgcctgtccttcctgctgctaagatcgtggctccgatttcgtggcaagttgaggataccgtgagacgagctcaagctatcgaaccggacccgaaagggggtcctgccaatcggttgtttgtccccaaggcagtgaggactcaggtccttctgtgggggcactcctctcgcctcacctgtcacccgggcgtaggtcgcaccttggagttcatccagcgtaagttctggtggcctacaataagagaagacgttgcctctttcgtcaatgcctgccccgtgtgctgccagggcaaatcttctcacctccgccctcaaggactccttcaccctttacctattccccacagaccctggtcccatatctcgttggactttattactggccttcctccatcccatggcaatactactatcctagtcataatcgacaggttttcaaggcggccaggttcgtccctctgactaagttaccttctgccaaggagacggctgagttggtaattaatcatgtgttccgagtcttcggcattcctcaagatatggtttctgacagaggtccccagttcgcctcaaggttttggaaggccttctgccaactcatgggtgcttctgccagtctatcttcagggtaccatccggagtccaacggccaaacagagaggatgaatcaagagctggaagccaccctccgatgtatgactcgtaacaacccgtccacatggtcgtccttcattgtttgggccgaatacgcgcacaacaccttgcgctcctcctccactggtatgtccccgcacgtgtcagtttggctatgcccctccattgttcccggaccaggaggcagaagtcagagtgccttcagccttgaagttcgtcagacgctgtcggcttatgtggaggaagacccgtcttaatcttatgcgttcctcacagaggtaccaacaacaagccaacagacgtcgccgtcccgggcctaccctgcgccccggccagagagtctggctctccacaagagacttaccactacgggtggagtctcgcaagctgtcccaaaatacatcggtccctttaaggttgccaggagagttaacccagtttcttatcgcctacacttacccagatcccttaagattaatcccacatttcacatttccttattaaaacctgttgttttttctccccttgtcccggcagacagacctcccctccgcctcgtgtcattggaggccagccggcttataccgtccatcggatactggattcccgccgggtgcagcggtcctggcagtatctggtggactgggaaggctacggtcccgaggagcgctcctgggttcctgccaaagacatactggaccctgacctcattcgtcagttcagggctctccaccctgagagagctggtaggaacgtcaggagccgttcctaggggggattctgtcaggatttggccagggttgttccggtttttggtcactagatgcccccattgtgccttttgaccttttgttttcccttgatccccattattatttgcacctgtgcctcgtttcccctgattgtatttaaaccctttgttttcctcagtcctttgctctgtgtttgtatgttagcacccagccctagtactctgtg includes:
- the LOC115128290 gene encoding proton-coupled zinc antiporter SLC30A8-like isoform X1 yields the protein MFRKDPEKTQLVTEKGTMYSITMESVSTDEIMQMEKDRNINHCHDNSQATEDREREKQLARKRLYVVSAICLVFMIGEILGGYFAGSLAVMTDAAHLLVDFASFIISLVSLWLSSRPATRTLSYGWHRAEILGALLSVVTIWLVTGVLVYLAVQRLIRDNYEIEGTIMLITSGCAVVANIIMAFTLHQSGHGHSHGGLSSGHSHSHGNNDKGNHGHSHAVSDRHGHSSKSNHSHGNGNQENHSHGNGDLEQHGGVDELSESRPQANASVRAAFVHVVGDLLQSISVLVSAIIIFFKPEYKIADPICTFLFSIFVLGTTITILKDILMVLMEGTPAGVKHGEVRDRLLAVKGVNSIHSLHIWALTMNQTVLSAHVAIDDLVDAQPVLREITQTCFSNYNFHSVTIQLEQQADQKPGCSLCDDPKI
- the LOC115128290 gene encoding proton-coupled zinc antiporter SLC30A2-like isoform X2, which gives rise to MQMEKDRNINHCHDNSQATEDREREKQLARKRLYVVSAICLVFMIGEILGGYFAGSLAVMTDAAHLLVDFASFIISLVSLWLSSRPATRTLSYGWHRAEILGALLSVVTIWLVTGVLVYLAVQRLIRDNYEIEGTIMLITSGCAVVANIIMAFTLHQSGHGHSHGGLSSGHSHSHGNNDKGNHGHSHAVSDRHGHSSKSNHSHGNGNQENHSHGNGDLEQHGGVDELSESRPQANASVRAAFVHVVGDLLQSISVLVSAIIIFFKPEYKIADPICTFLFSIFVLGTTITILKDILMVLMEGTPAGVKHGEVRDRLLAVKGVNSIHSLHIWALTMNQTVLSAHVAIDDLVDAQPVLREITQTCFSNYNFHSVTIQLEQQADQKPGCSLCDDPKI